A window of Candidatus Deferrimicrobiaceae bacterium contains these coding sequences:
- the tatC gene encoding twin-arginine translocase subunit TatC, with protein sequence MNPEPETNSEVRLPLTEHLEELRKRLMWSLAAMGVGTVLCYSRAEWIYRTLLTPLTDRLPGGSRLIFTELTEAFLTYFKLALWGGFLLASPFIFYQTWRFVSPGLYRKERKILFVFSFWSTAALIAGMAFGYFVAVPSIFTFFLAFGGTTIVPMPSMRESLSLILRILFLFGVMFEIPLVLFLAGRAGILSPNLLRRGRKVAVVGAFLLGAVLTPPDAVSQILVAVPLYVLYEAGIFLCALGARRREK encoded by the coding sequence ATGAACCCGGAACCGGAAACGAACTCCGAGGTCCGCCTGCCCCTCACCGAGCACCTGGAAGAACTGCGTAAGCGCCTGATGTGGTCCCTGGCCGCGATGGGGGTGGGAACCGTCCTGTGCTACTCCCGCGCGGAATGGATCTACCGGACGCTTCTCACACCCCTCACCGATCGGCTCCCCGGAGGTTCCCGGCTCATCTTCACCGAACTCACCGAGGCGTTCCTCACCTACTTCAAGCTGGCCCTGTGGGGAGGATTTCTCCTGGCAAGCCCCTTCATCTTCTACCAGACGTGGCGTTTCGTCAGCCCCGGACTCTACCGGAAAGAAAGAAAGATCCTCTTCGTCTTCTCCTTCTGGTCGACGGCGGCCCTGATTGCCGGGATGGCGTTCGGATACTTCGTCGCGGTCCCTTCGATCTTCACCTTCTTCCTCGCCTTCGGGGGAACGACCATCGTTCCGATGCCGTCGATGAGGGAGTCCCTCTCTCTGATTCTGCGGATCCTTTTCCTCTTCGGGGTGATGTTCGAGATACCGCTGGTCCTGTTTCTTGCGGGGCGGGCGGGAATCCTCTCCCCGAACCTCCTGCGCCGCGGGAGGAAGGTGGCGGTGGTCGGCGCCTTTCTCCTGGGGGCGGTTCTCACCCCCCCGGATGCCGTCTCCCAGATTCTCGTCGCCGTCCCGCTCTATGTCCTCTACGAGGCGGGCATCTTCCTGTGCGCCCTCGGAGCAAGGCGGAGGGAGAAGTGA
- the tatB gene encoding Sec-independent protein translocase protein TatB, with the protein MFGIGFQEMLIILVVVLIFFGPKRLPDLAKSLGKGIAEFKKASEEVRKGIDEAVREAESEEKDQEPPASPAGDAQRSEVPPSAAGDPASSPTPPQE; encoded by the coding sequence ATGTTCGGAATCGGCTTCCAGGAGATGCTCATCATTCTTGTCGTGGTCCTGATCTTCTTCGGGCCGAAGCGTCTCCCGGACCTCGCCAAGAGCCTCGGGAAGGGGATCGCCGAATTCAAGAAGGCGTCCGAAGAGGTGCGAAAGGGGATCGACGAAGCCGTCCGGGAAGCGGAATCCGAAGAAAAGGACCAGGAACCCCCTGCCTCCCCCGCCGGCGACGCGCAGCGCTCCGAGGTTCCCCCGTCCGCGGCAGGAGATCCCGCTTCCTCCCCCACCCCCCCCCAGGAATGA